In Microbulbifer sp. THAF38, the sequence TTTTTCTCAGCTGATCTACGAGCTCTTTATCATTTACCAAAGAAATATTTTTCATTATCAACTCTAAGGAGTTACTTTCCTAACACTCATCACCCACTCTTCAGGCCATCCTTCTGACATTAAGATTTGATCAGCGCCACCCTCCAACACTGTTCCCGTCGACTTGATTGTTTGTGGAGCCACTTTACCAACATTGAGTTTTGTACCTTTAGGAATAGTAATCTCAGCCTCATACACTCGTGTATTTTTCCATTCGGGAAGTAAGGCCACATCTATTTTAGCTTGGATTCTATTTAAGGCTGGAGACGTCGATACAAACCCTCCTCCTTGTCTTGCACTCCCCCCATACACTCGATACACAACCAAATCTTCGTTAGCTATAACTGTTTTGTATTGAGAATCAGTGAAGCTATCAGCAATCCAGGGTGGAAGCTCATCCTTTTCACTAAGTACTGTAACTTTATCATCTATGGATGTGCCATAATTTCCCCCCACTCCATGAATAGCTGAGTTCTCTATTGCGGTTAGGCCTAAGGGGTCAACCCATGCTAAGGGAGATTTTGCATACCGATAAAGGTTTTTCCCCCCTATGAATTTTATCGGGTCCTGCTGAGTAACCCCCCCAATCTGGGGATCATAGTACCTAAACCGGTTGTAGTGCAGGCCTGTCTCTTCATCGAAGTACTGCCCCTGGAAACGAATCGGCTGCCCTATCTGATTTTCATGGGCCAGGGCTATATTGCCGTAACTCTTGTAGGCAACACTCCATACCACTTCACCATCCTGATTGGTGAGGGTATCTGGGGTTCCCAGATGATCCAGGTGGTAGTGATAAACCTGCTCATCTTCTTTAAGTGCAACCGGCTTAAAGGTGCCCGGTTCGAAGTAATAAGTCCGGGTATTCAGGTCCTGCTGCGTATGGAAATCGGCTTTACTTTCACGCAGCAGAACATCGCCATCCCAGAGGAAATCGATTTGATCACTCTCACTCGCTTTACCAACACGGCGGCCCAAGGGGTCGTATTGGTAGTGGATCACCTGCTGGAACTGTTCTGTGCCGTTTTTTACCTTAAGCTTTTCTACGCGTACCAGTTGTTGGCAGCTATTGTAGTGCTAGCGGGTTTGCAGTTTTTGCCCTTTACCGCGCAGTTCGGCGATGCGGTTGCCATGGATATCGTAGCGGTAGTGGGTATCACCGCGGAAGGCTAAACGGTTACCTTTGACCTGTGTGGCGCTGGCCTGTTGTTTAGCTTCGTCTTTCGAGTTGGCGGCAGCAAGAATATTATGTGCGGGGTCGTGCACAAAGTATTCAGGGTTGGGACCATCTACCTGGGTCAGGCGATCAAGGGCGTCGTAGTGGTAGCTGCGGGTGCCCCGCAGGCTGTCCTCAATTTGCGCGATCTGGCCGGCTTTGTTGTATTGGTAGCCACGCTCCAGGATGGAATTTGACCGAGTCGGATCTGATACCGGACCATTGGCCTTGCCCAGGCGCAGCTTTTGCTGGCGGCCCTGAGGATCGTAATCTCTCTGGCTCTCCAGCCCATTGCCATGTTGGCACTGGCTTTCCCTGCCCTGTTCATCGTGGCTGATGCTGGTAATCAGCTGATCGGAATCGCTGCCCAGTGGCGGCGGTGCAAGCTTTGGAATTGGCCAGCGGGGTTGAAGGCGAAGTTCAGTACTTCACCATCGGGTAATGTTGTGGCGATACGATTACCGGCGGCATCGTATTGGTGGCTCAGTTTCTCTTTGCCCTGCCAGTCGGCTACAACACGACCGTTGGCGTCATACTCCCAGCGCAGTTTACGGTGGGCATTTTCCGCCTCGATTAGCTGACCGCTGCGGTTGTAGCGGAAATTGGTGATGCCGTCTGGAGTGACTTCTTCTAACAGGCGGCCAAAGGGGTCGCGCTCGAAGATGGTGTCGATACCCTTACCAGTATCAGTGTCTGTTACGGCTCTGGAGCTAATTAAGTGGCCAGCGCGATTATAGGCATAGCGGGTAACGCGGCCATCAAAGCCGACTTCTTCAATCAGGCGCTCATTGAGATCGTATTTAAGCTGGTAGCGCTCTCCATTTTCATTAGTGAGGCCGACTAAATTGCGCTCACCGTCGTAGTGGTATTCCGGGCGGCTGCCATCTGGGTTGGTGCGGGTCTTAACCTGGCTTAGGCCGTCATAGGCGTAGCTGGTACTGCGACCTTCGGAGTCGGTAACTTCGGCCAGTAACCCCCTGAGGGTTGTAGCTGTATTGGGTGCGGGCACCATCTGGAGTGATTACCGCAAGGATGTAATCCTGAGCATCGTATTCGTAGCCAGTGATCAGAAACCCGATTAAAGGTTAATTAACGTCAATAATTTACTCTGACCCCAATTATTTTTGATAAATTGTATGTGATTTTTAGATTTTTTATTAACTTCTACTCATCACAACTCAAAATCACTCCATCCAGAAAAGGAGCCAGGAGGAGCTTTACGGCGAGAGTTTTTACGATAAGGTGATTTCACAAAATAAACAGTTTCAACTTTATCTTTATTTAGGAACTTGGAGAACCAAGCTCCCCAGAAGGTACCATCTATCCTTTTCTCCACTCCTCCGCTCAACATTGAAGATTCTATAGATAAAATTAGACTTTCCGGACAACTGGGTCTTACTTCACTACCTAAGATGTGATTTAAAAATAGTTCAGGCATTTCGATATAATGATGCGTAAAGTAATGCAACAACCCTTTCTGCCAAATCCAAGTCCCATCAGTGTGATATGACTCATAAATAAGATCTTCACATCCAAAAGGGCAATGCCTAACCCCAAGGAAGGGAACAGCGCAAGGACTTTCTTCTAAGTAATCGTAAATTTTTCTCACATTCTCCTGGGTATATGGATAACCACATCCTCCGTGCCTAACCAACAATTCATATTTATCATTATTCCCTAAGCTCTTTACGTTTTTCATTGCTACCCACCCTCCCCAGGTCTATAAGTAGTGAATTTATCGCTTCCCTCTAGCAGAATTACCCCTTCACTATCCGGGTTTTCTTCTAGATATATCTTAGTCGCCTTTTCATCTACAACCCCAATCGAACCATCATCCCCGACACCCATTCGTCCGTTGCCTGCCTTTACTGGAACTCCTAATGTATCCGCCAAGGCCTGCCTTGCAGGCCCTGGTTCACGACAACAGGCTATCACCTCAACACTATTAGGTGTAAAACCATATTGCTTAAGCTTGCCCCCGAGTTGCTCACCAGATATGTACTCACCGAAAACTACAAAACCATTGCCATTAGCATGTGAAACTATTGTTAATACCTCTACATCACGTAAATCGTTGATATTTCCAGGGAGAATTTCAGGAACACTCCTACCTCCGATAAGCTTCTGAACACTACGTGAAACTTTTTCATCAGCGGGATCTAAATTCAACACTGCATTTTTGTAACGACCGGTTAATAAATTATAATTTTCAGGGATCTCTTCCCCTTGGATTGCCGGCTCACAATCCTTACTAGTTAAACCAAAAGGGTCTATCCAACTTACCGGATTAGGGGCATACCGATAATTATTTGATCCTCCCAGCAACCCAACTGGATCTTGCTGAGTAAACTCCCCAACCTGCGGATCGTAGTACCTAAACCGGTTGTAATGCAGCCCGGTCTCATCATCAAAGTACTGTCCCTGGAAACGAATCGGTTGCTCTACTTGCTTTTCATGGGCTAAAGCAATATTGCCATAGCTCTTATAGGCAACACTCCATACCACTTCACCATCCTGATTAGTGAGGGTATCTGGAGTTCCCAGGTGATCCAGGTGGTAGTGATAAACCTGATTATCTTCTTTTAATCCAACAGGTTTGAATGTACCCGGCTCAAAGTAGTAGGTACGGGTATTGAGATCCTGCTGGGTCTGGATATCGGTTTTGTTTTCCCGCAGGAGTACGTCGCCATCCCAGAGAAAATCAGTTTGCTCGCTTTCACTCGCTTTACCAATACGGCGCCCCAGGGGGTCGTATTGGTAGTGGATCACCTGCTGGAACTGTTCTGCGCCCTTCTCTACTTTGAGCTTTTCTACACGCACCAGCTGTTGGCGGTTGTTGTAGTGG encodes:
- a CDS encoding RHS repeat domain-containing protein; amino-acid sequence: MIHYQYDPLGRRVGKASESDQIDFLWDGDVLLRESKADFHTQQDLNTRTYYFEPGTFKPVALKEDEQVYHYHLDHLGTPDTLTNQDGEVVWSVAYKSYGNIALAHENQIGQPIRFQGQYFDEETGLHYNRFRYYDPQIGGVTQQDPIKFIGGKNLYRYAKSPLAWVDPLGLTAIENSAIHGVGGNYGTSIDDKVTVLSEKDELPPWIADSFTDSQYKTVIANEDLVVYRVYGGSARQGGGFVSTSPALNRIQAKIDVALLPEWKNTRVYEAEITIPKGTKLNVGKVAPQTIKSTGTVLEGGADQILMSEGWPEEWVMSVRKVTP